Genomic segment of Sander vitreus isolate 19-12246 chromosome 17, sanVit1, whole genome shotgun sequence:
ACAGGTCACACTCTGACCTCACAGGAAACCTGGAAGACAGACACTCGCTCcgtctgtctctcacacacacacacacacacacacacacacacacacacacacacaaactgcacaaCAAGAGGGCAATCAGAGGTGATCAGACATTACCATTGAGCTTGTCTGAGACCTGGAGGCAGAAACATGCAGTCGAGTGTGTGAACCTAGCCACATTAGGACAAAAAATAGACTTTAAGAGATTCCCCTATAGACTGAAGCTGTGCTCTTTCCTTAATTAAAACTTATTTGGTATGTTTTCCGTGTCTTTCATTTTGCAGCCTTTTCTAAcgagtaaaatatttttttaacaagtaaAATATTTCAGATGGTGAGAAGGTTTCAGCAACGGTTCAATGATAAATGAAAAGAGCCGAGCGTGTGGCTGCCTTTTAAGTAAGGGTTATTTAATAACAGTATGCTTCTGGCATTTCTATTTCCATTTATCAATAAAAGATTATTACACATACATATGTCAAACACAGGATAGAATGTGTCGCTTTACAATtggtgtaattttttttttttttttattataaacattaaaacatgaaacaaaaatgaaactCCATGCTCAAGTCAAAGCTTTatattggggggaaaaaataaacaagaaacTCAGTATGTTAAATGATTTGGAGATGACTTTTATTCTGTAGGCACTTTcaattcacacaaagaaaacaatgGTGGAAAAACGAAGGATTAAGTCACATCTTCATCATTatgttcatgtcttttttgtacagaagaaaaacaagtatGCCAACACTGCCTCACATTTCTTACAAGCTTCTAAAGTTcttggaaggaaaaaaaaaaaagaagccgtTTGATCTCAAACCCAGTTCAAGTCTCAGTCTGCCTTCTGAAAGGCAGCCATGTCACACAGCTGTGAAATCCAACCGCTCTGAGTCTGTTGGTATTTGTAAATGTACTATGATACATGTCATAGTAGACAGAGTCCCTGTGTAACAGAGAGCATCAATGACAACAATAAGAGCAAATTAGGCCTGTTTTGGGAAGCATCCATACTACTCAGGTGTCCGTAAGCCTGACACTGACTCTCTGTCAGATCATCTGCAGCTAACCCTGACTTCTGACCTCCTTCTGGGATCCGTGAAGAGCTGCATTACTGTCATATGTATTCTTATTTAATTCCCATAATGCTGGAAATGTAAAGGCTCCATGGTCTGTTGAAAACTCATTTAGTGGCTTTCTGAAGCCCTTCACCTAAAAGAGTTGGGCAGATCAGACAGTGTTTTCTTGTGAACGTCATTATACTATATTCTGTGTTTAACTTGGAAACATCTTTTTAGATGGTATACCTGGGTTAGTAATACCCTTTAGAATGATCTTTACTGAGATTTTAGGGTACTTTCATGTATTCTTATCTATGTGCAGTGGAATAATCCTAATACTGGTTTCTCTGCACTCCTATCAGCAGCATGCAACTATGTACAGGTACCAAGCAAAAGGGAGAAGGAAAGCAAGACTCACGAAGGGAAGGGTGTGTGAATATAAGCAGTTTTCAAGCTTCTTAGTGCTACAGTGAGGGAATGAGAGAAGGATGGGCCGAATGTATAAGATGAGATAATACAGAGAGGTTTCATTCCTTCAAGAGCTCTTGTCTTCAAAGTAGGTCTGTTCGATGCGTCTGCAGAAGGACAACAGGTTGCTGTAGCTCTTGATCCGCTCTGCCAGCTCAGTGCTGGTCAGTCTGGTGGTCAGTATGGTGAAGAGGTGACCAAACACCAACGCATCCAGTTCCGTAGGCCTGcaacacagacgcacacagttTGTTAGTTACTGCTGAAACGAACCATTCAATTCAAGATGTTCACTTTAAATTTGAGTTATGTGGTAAGCCAAGTCtggtcattatttatatttaaaatgtatacagttgAAACCTGTACCAGTGATGCACCATAGCATATCTGCTTCTACTGTGACTTCCTTGCTTCTAACAATCAAGAAATATGATGAGAATTCTGAATTGATGGGTTAAAATAAGCCATGAtgttgacatacagtacattacaaaAAGTGGCAGATTTTTTATCATCGTTTTAAAAAGGCATTAATACATGGTTTAAGGaggtacagaaaaaaagaactgggagattattacaatattacaccACAGGGTGGTGCTAACCAAAAAGCTCCAAACACTTGTCTTTTTGGCTTTGACCACTATAAGGTCAGCTAAAGAGCATTAGCAGAGACAGACCGAccgacagagacagagagatacatactgtttattaaaaaagtatGCTTGAGTTCCCAGCCTCTGGGAGAGAGCCTGGCAGCACTGGCTCACGTCCTCATAAACCTTGAAACACGGGAGAGGACAAAAAGTGTTTTAATCATGTCAAGAtactatttgtttttatatgtgaCTACCAAAGCCttcatttaattaaaacaattgtGAAGCATGTACAACATCAGAAATTCATTGTTGTGTGGTTGCTAACCTGCTCCAGGGTTTTCCCTCCCCAGCCGATGGCGTTCATCTTCCTGCGAACCTCCCACTGCTTCTGATAGGCGAGGATGTTACTGAGAGGCCACGAGTAAGGACTGCTGTATCTGGGACGTGAGAtctacacaaaacacacacgtgTGATTATCAGGCAATGAATAATAACTGCCGCATCGGATTTCTTTTTAATCTAAAGACAATTATACACACCTCAGCAGCTGTAGGGTCATCACACCACTGGATGTACAACTGTAGGGAGGAAAGGAGACTTGAATGAGAAGATATTATCCAGTAATATTgacaaatacaacaaataatatCAGCATATTATTTCGgctgtgtatgttttgttgcATGGCAGCGAGTGTACGCATGTGTGTACCTCAGCAGTAAGCAGCATGTTGTTGACCAGCTCCATGTACGCTTTCATTTCAGCTCTCTGAACATCGTCTAAGCCTTCGCTCAGAGAATTACCCTGGGAACCCAAAAAAATGATGTTTCTTCTCATTTTACCAACACATCAAAACAGTTTAGGAAACTACAAGTGATCTCCTGACATGAGTAATATTCCTAGAAAATTGCTAGAGCCCGACCAATATTATCGGCGGGctgatattaggcattttccaaactatcgtatgtataatggccgataaatgaatatttaaaaaataaaaaataaaaacagatgaaacagccttcaaccatgttctgagtgttggcgttgcatagtttgtccaccagagggcgc
This window contains:
- the mtx2 gene encoding metaxin-2, with product MSLAAEAFVSQMAAAEPWPESATLYQPLKEDQILLSDCASSLAVQAYLRMCGLPVQVVCRANAEYMSPSGKIPFIHVGNQVVSELGPIVQFTKAKGNSLSEGLDDVQRAEMKAYMELVNNMLLTAELYIQWCDDPTAAEISRPRYSSPYSWPLSNILAYQKQWEVRRKMNAIGWGGKTLEQVYEDVSQCCQALSQRLGTQAYFFNKQPTELDALVFGHLFTILTTRLTSTELAERIKSYSNLLSFCRRIEQTYFEDKSS